The segment CAAGATCCTCCATGATAGTCATCGTAACAGATGTCATGCGGGCCTCGGTGTAACGCATAGCTGCCGGAGGGTCTCCATCAATGGAACCGAAATTTCCCTGACCCTCTATAAGAGGATAACGGTAGTTAAAATCCTGAGCCATACGAACAAGGGTTGGATAAACGACCTGTTCACCATGCGGGTGATAATTTCCGGTCGTGTCACCTGCAATTTTAGCGCATTTTCTGAATTTGGAACGCGGTCCCAGGCCAAGATCATTCATAGCGACAAGGATGCGTCTCTGTGAGGGTTTTAAACCGTCTCTCACATCCGGGAGCGCCCGGCTCATGATGACACTCATGGCATAATTCAGATACGAATCTTTCATTTCCTCTTCGATAAAGAGGTCTTTTATATTTTCTCTTCCTTCAATCATACAGGTTTACCTCTGAAACAAACGGATTATACTTCTTTTCTTCTCCGATAGTTGTCGGCGTACCATGACCTGGGTAGACGACCGTTTCATCGTCGAGCACAAACAATCTTTCCTTTATGGCGCGGATAAGCTCTTCCTGATTGCAGCCGGGAAAATCTGTCCGGCCAACACCTCCCCTGAAAAGACTATCTCCGGTAAATACCACAGGAAATTTCCCGCCCCCCCGGCTGCCGGTGTATAAACATATTCCACCCGGTGTATGTCCCGGTGTATGGATTACCTCAAATATATATCCCCCGATGCCAATTGTATCCTTATCTTTCAGGACTCTGTCTGCAAGGGGGGAACGCACCGTGGGACTGCCGTAAAAAGCAGAAAGAATAGAGAGGTTTTTTGCCGGATAAGGGAGCATCTCCAAATCTTTCTCATGGATGCAAATTGGTATATCCGGGAATGCCTTTTTCAGATCGGCATTGGCACCGATATGATCACCATGCCCATGGGTAAGCACGATCATTACCGGTGTCAGATGCTTATCTCGTAAGAAACTGATAATAATTTCAGCATCTGCACCGGGATCGATAATCATTGCATCTGAAGAGTCTTTGCCTGCGACAACGTAACAGCATGCATTCAAATAACCCACATTTAACTTCTGAATAAACATATTTCATTTTTTCCGCAAATACCCTTCTATTAATTCTTTAAGTTCACAGGGATCGCTATTGTCCCATAATCCAATAATCTTTCGCTCCCTTTCTGCGTTTTCTACAGTATCAGAGGCATGTGCGGCATTTTTCATAATATCTTCTCCATAAATCCTTCTGACCTTGCCGGGTTCACCCTTTTTTGAATCGGTAGGACCTAAAATATTTCTTATTTTATAAATTGCATCAGGTCCCCGGTACAGGAGTGCAAGGCAGCGTGCTGTTCCCGGTCTTCTCTTATCAGCCGGACTTGCTTTTTCAGGATCCAATCCTGTCATATACTGTATAATTTTATTGAATTCATGCATGGCATTTCTATCTTTCAGTTGTTCTGATAGTTCTTTTGCCTGAGCCATTAACAGAGAATCCGGCATCTGAAAAGCGAAGAGTGATTTGAGACTTTCTTCCAGTTTTTCAGCTATTTTCTCAGGTTTAGGTTTTAACTTCTCACGGAATATGTCTATTAAAGGTCCGTAAAACTCCTCAGCCTGTGCAATACTCATCCTCAAAAGCTTCATCCCGACAATATACAGACCTGTTCTAGAAAATGTATCGATTATATTTCCCGGTAACGGACTCTGTTCCTCAAATGGTTTCAAAATAACCAGTGTCGTTTCAACCTTGGTTCCTTCAGTAAATGTAATACTCTCCTCAAGAACCCCTCCGTCAGTGGGTAAATACTCAGCAAACAGGGCAAGCTGTTTATCATTGGTAACAGCATCGGCAGAGGTAATTGCTGCCGGCTCAAAATATTCAACCGTACCGTCTGATCTCTCAACATAATCTCCAAAACTTCCGCGAACAGTATGGCCCTGGAAACTGCTGATCGGACCTATCACATCATCCTTCATCTTTGCAATAGCATTGGCTCCTTTAAAAAGGAGAAGCACTGTCCTGTTCGTTATTCCAAATTTGTTTTCTTTGCGAAAATTACTATTAATATAATTAATCATGACCTTCTTCCAGGCAGGCTTAATATCCTGCTCTTCAATCGTTGAGCAATATTTCTCAACGAAGGCATCGCTGGGCGCAAACATCGTTGCCCCGATAAATTCGAGATTAGCCAACGATAGTAAACGTCCCAATATGCCTCCGGTACGGCTTTTTAAGAGGCTGTAAGGTGTAATCAATGCATAAGTAAGTTCGTCTGCCATATATCTAGTTTTCTCCGGGAATCAGACCAATAAAAAGTAAGTGTTTAACAAAGTCAACAGAGACCTGCTTCAGATTTACAAAATAATTCCGCTAATTTAAGGGGGATTTTATGACTGCTACTGCTTACAAAAAACCGCTTAAATAAAACAACGAAGCTTCCTATCAGATAGCCCTCCTGTGAAGCACATTGTATCTTCCGGGAAGCATTGTTAAATATCAGATATTAACAAAATAAAGACATCCGGTCAATTATTTTTACGCCGTAGCCAGTATTTCCTCCTGATTAATTTGCAAGGATTCCGGACCGAAAATCTCCTGTATATGCAATAAAAAGGTGTCTGTTACGGAAACGGAATACTGGCGGGAGGCTTTAATATGATAATTACCCTGCGGTGTGATGATTTCAAAGAAAAGGGGACATGTGCCGCTATGTGCCTTAATAATTTCTTTTAGCCGGATTAGTTTTTCCTCTTCATACTGAGATGCTTCAAACCGGACGGTTACGCACTTTGCCAGGTACATGAGTGCGTTCTTTTCTGCAATAATTTCTTTTATCCGTATCGTAGGACCCGCAGTCTGGAAACCGGTCTGCCCTTTCACAAAGATAACCTCATCCAAATTTAAGAGTGCTTTATATGCTTTTATCTCTTTCTGGAAGGCAATGCATTCCACAGTGCCTTTTATATCTTCAAGGGTAATATATACCATAGGGTCACCACGTCTTGTGCTGCTGTTTCTCAGATTGGTAATAATACCTCCCAGGGTTACTTCTGCCCCTTCGGGAAGTTCCGAAATTTCCGCAGAAGTTGTATTGGATAGTTGTTTAAATTTTTCCTTATATGCATTTAAGGGGTGATGGCTCAAATAAAAACCAAGGCTCTCTTTTTCTGCCTGACATATCTCCTTTTCAGACCACCGCACCACATTGTCATCTGCCTCCGGATCCTCTTTCTTAAAGAGAGGCAGGTCACTATCAAGATTAAATAAGGATTTCTGGCCTGTTCGTCTATCTTTATTTGCAACACCGCCCATTTCCATGGCTGTATCAAGCCCCGCAATGAGTCTTGCACGGTTATCATGGAGGGAATCGAAGCACCCTGATTTGATAAGATATTCAATTACCTGTTTATTCACTGCACGCATATCAATCCTTTTACAAAAATCCAGAAGGGAAGTAAACCTGCCATCCTTGTTTCTTGACTGGATTATAGATTCAACGGCCTTTTCACCCACATTTTTAATCGCCCCCAGACCGAACCGTATTTTATTGCCATGAGATATAGTAAAATCGCTCTGGCTTTCATTCACATCCGGCGGCATTACCTCAAGACCCATCCGCCGGCAATCTTCGATGTATTCCACAATTTTTTCCGAATGTTCTTTCTCGCAGCTCATCTGCGCTACCATATACTGAACAGGATAATTTGCCTTCAAATATGCAGTCTGGTAAGTAATTACCGCATAAGCAGCGGAATGGGATTTGTTGAATCCGTAACCTGCAAAGTACTCCATAAGCTCAAATATACTGGCAGCAGTTTCTTCGGGAATTCCGTTCGCCACGGCACCGGTTACAAACTGGTCCTTGAATTTTGCCATGATTTCAGGTTTCTTTTTCCCCATTGCCTTACGGAGGTTATCTGCCTCGTTGAGCGTAAAACCCGCCAGCCGGTTGGCAATACGCATAACCTGTTCCTGGTACAGGATTACTCCATGGGTCTCTTTCAGGATAGGTTCAAGGAAAGGGTGAAGGTAAACTACCTCTTCTTTTCCATGTTTCCGGTTAATAAAGGATTCCACCATTCCGCTCTGCAAAGGACCTGGCCGGTATAAAGCCACGAGCGGCAGGATATCCGCAAATGTTTCTGGTTTTAGTTTTTTTAACAATTCCCTGAACCCGCGGCTCGTTTCCACCTGAAAAACACCTTTTATATCACCGCGGGATAACAACTCATAGGTCTTTTTGTCATCCATCGGGATAGCTGCAATGTCGATATCTGTGCCTGTGGTTTCCCGTATTAGCCTGATGGCTTTATCAATAACGGTTAATTTCCGGACACCAAGGAAATCCGCCTTTAATAATCCAATCTTATCCACCAGTATTTCATCGTAGAATTGTGTGGTTACAACATCTCCGGCTTTCGCCAGTGGCACATACTCGGTTAACGGTTCGTCAGAAATGACAATCCCCGCTGCATGTACAGACGCGTGGCGGCAAAGTCCTTCCAGTTTTTTTGAAATATCGAAAAGTTCATGGATATGTTTCTCATTCTCATAGAGTGCTTTTAAAGCGGGTTCTTGCTCCAATGCCTGTTTCAGGGATATATTTACCGTGTTGGGGATAAGCTTGGCCACCTTGTCCACCTCGGACAAAGGAATATTCAGCACCCTGCCAACATCCCGGATAACCGCCTTTGCCTTCATCGTCCCAAACGTAATAATCTGGGCTACGTTGGTATCTCCTCCGTATTTTTCCCTGACATACCGAATGACCCTTTCACGGCCTTCTGCACAGAAATCAATATCCAGGTCAGGCATGGAAATCCGTTCTGCATTTAAAAACCGCTCAAACAAGAGGTCGTTTCCGATAGGGTCGATATTCGTAATATTTAATAAATATGCAACCAGACTCCCTGCCCCGGAACCGCGTCCCGTTGCCGGTATACGCTGTTTTACCGCAAAGTTGATAAAATCCCATACGATTAAAAAATAATCAACAAAACCGGTATTCACGATAACCTTAAGTTCGTAATCCAGGCGTTCCCGGACATCCTTTGTAAGAGCGCCGTATTTTTTTACTGCACCATCCTCACAGAGCTTTCTTAAATAATCGCTGTTGGTCATACCTTGCGGCGGGATAAATTTAGGCAGATGTACCTTGCCAAAGGACATTTCTACCTGACATCGTTCAGCAATCCTGGAGGTGTTTTCAATAGCCTCCGGGATGTCCCGGAAGACAGTGTGCATTTCATCAAAATCTTTGAAATAAAACTCATCCGATCCAAAACGCAGTCTCTGGACATCAGTGAGGTGTTTTCCTGTATTGATACAGAGAAGAACATCATGTGCCGTTGCGTCATCCCTATTTATATAATGAATGTCGTTTGTCGCAACTAACGGAATATCAAGTTTTTTTCCTATCTTTACCGCTTCGGCCACCAACCTTGCCTGATGTTCAATCTTGTTATTCTGAATCTCTAAATAAAAGTGTTCCGGACCAAAAATGTCCTTATATTCTTTTGCTATAGTTACTGCTTCCTCAAAGCGATTATTGAATAAACGCTGGTTAATTTCGGAGGTCATGCATCCACTCAGGCAAATAATGCCTTTAGAGAGGGTTTTCAGCAGTTCCCTGTCTATCCGGGGTTTATAATAAAAACCCTCAAGATATGCCGACGTTGTAAGTTTTAGAAGATTACGGTAGCCTTCATCGTTCTCTGCAAGCAGGGTAATATGCCCCAAAGATTCCTTACCATTTCTGGAATCTTTATCAAAGCGGCTTCCACCATGGGTAATGTATGCTTCATAGCCCAGAATGGGCCTGAGTCCTCTGTGCCTTGCTGCTTCATAAAACTCAATGGCGCCAAACATGTTCCCGTGGTCTGT is part of the Candidatus Jettenia sp. AMX2 genome and harbors:
- a CDS encoding MBL fold metallo-hydrolase, translated to MFIQKLNVGYLNACCYVVAGKDSSDAMIIDPGADAEIIISFLRDKHLTPVMIVLTHGHGDHIGANADLKKAFPDIPICIHEKDLEMLPYPAKNLSILSAFYGSPTVRSPLADRVLKDKDTIGIGGYIFEVIHTPGHTPGGICLYTGSRGGGKFPVVFTGDSLFRGGVGRTDFPGCNQEELIRAIKERLFVLDDETVVYPGHGTPTTIGEEKKYNPFVSEVNLYD
- a CDS encoding nucleoside-diphosphate kinase, with protein sequence MADELTYALITPYSLLKSRTGGILGRLLSLANLEFIGATMFAPSDAFVEKYCSTIEEQDIKPAWKKVMINYINSNFRKENKFGITNRTVLLLFKGANAIAKMKDDVIGPISSFQGHTVRGSFGDYVERSDGTVEYFEPAAITSADAVTNDKQLALFAEYLPTDGGVLEESITFTEGTKVETTLVILKPFEEQSPLPGNIIDTFSRTGLYIVGMKLLRMSIAQAEEFYGPLIDIFREKLKPKPEKIAEKLEESLKSLFAFQMPDSLLMAQAKELSEQLKDRNAMHEFNKIIQYMTGLDPEKASPADKRRPGTARCLALLYRGPDAIYKIRNILGPTDSKKGEPGKVRRIYGEDIMKNAAHASDTVENAERERKIIGLWDNSDPCELKELIEGYLRKK
- a CDS encoding DNA polymerase III subunit alpha, coding for MSLKNTFVHLHVHSEYSLLDGACKISDLVEKAVQLKMPALALTDHGNMFGAIEFYEAARHRGLRPILGYEAYITHGGSRFDKDSRNGKESLGHITLLAENDEGYRNLLKLTTSAYLEGFYYKPRIDRELLKTLSKGIICLSGCMTSEINQRLFNNRFEEAVTIAKEYKDIFGPEHFYLEIQNNKIEHQARLVAEAVKIGKKLDIPLVATNDIHYINRDDATAHDVLLCINTGKHLTDVQRLRFGSDEFYFKDFDEMHTVFRDIPEAIENTSRIAERCQVEMSFGKVHLPKFIPPQGMTNSDYLRKLCEDGAVKKYGALTKDVRERLDYELKVIVNTGFVDYFLIVWDFINFAVKQRIPATGRGSGAGSLVAYLLNITNIDPIGNDLLFERFLNAERISMPDLDIDFCAEGRERVIRYVREKYGGDTNVAQIITFGTMKAKAVIRDVGRVLNIPLSEVDKVAKLIPNTVNISLKQALEQEPALKALYENEKHIHELFDISKKLEGLCRHASVHAAGIVISDEPLTEYVPLAKAGDVVTTQFYDEILVDKIGLLKADFLGVRKLTVIDKAIRLIRETTGTDIDIAAIPMDDKKTYELLSRGDIKGVFQVETSRGFRELLKKLKPETFADILPLVALYRPGPLQSGMVESFINRKHGKEEVVYLHPFLEPILKETHGVILYQEQVMRIANRLAGFTLNEADNLRKAMGKKKPEIMAKFKDQFVTGAVANGIPEETAASIFELMEYFAGYGFNKSHSAAYAVITYQTAYLKANYPVQYMVAQMSCEKEHSEKIVEYIEDCRRMGLEVMPPDVNESQSDFTISHGNKIRFGLGAIKNVGEKAVESIIQSRNKDGRFTSLLDFCKRIDMRAVNKQVIEYLIKSGCFDSLHDNRARLIAGLDTAMEMGGVANKDRRTGQKSLFNLDSDLPLFKKEDPEADDNVVRWSEKEICQAEKESLGFYLSHHPLNAYKEKFKQLSNTTSAEISELPEGAEVTLGGIITNLRNSSTRRGDPMVYITLEDIKGTVECIAFQKEIKAYKALLNLDEVIFVKGQTGFQTAGPTIRIKEIIAEKNALMYLAKCVTVRFEASQYEEEKLIRLKEIIKAHSGTCPLFFEIITPQGNYHIKASRQYSVSVTDTFLLHIQEIFGPESLQINQEEILATA